Within Mustela lutreola isolate mMusLut2 chromosome 10, mMusLut2.pri, whole genome shotgun sequence, the genomic segment TCAAGGTGAGAGCGCATCAGTTTCCCCAGGGCAAAGACCACTGCTCACCCTTGAGGCCCCTGTACCTAGGACACTCTTTAGCCCGCAGTAAAAACTATGTTGAAGGAATCAATCAACGAATCCAGCAAGAGATAATTTTCCTTCCAAATCTCTACCAGGTAGATCGCCTAAGCTCTCAACGTGGAAAACTTTTGGGGCAGATAACTGGAAAGCCAAAGCAGGCACTCCATATTTGCAGGCAGATGgggaaaattttctatttcaattgGATCAGTGCTATCTGCTGGGCCCGTACTCGGCCAAGAGCTGGGCACAGAGATGAAGGGGTGGGATCCTACCCATTAGGCATCAGGCGCTTAACCCAAGTGACAGGTACCAGAGTAAACATTCTTCAGCACAAACCCGACAGGCTCACTTCCATCGCTTTACGATTAAATCCAAGCTGCAGCGCGCGGCATTCAAGGTGTGTTTCTGACGCTAGCCCTGTCTCTTCTCAAGGAGCCAGACCCAAGTCCATCCCGGGCGCCTTCCCACTTACCGGCTACCTCCTCGGGCTCGGTTCCCGCGGTGACCAGGGCGGCCCGGGTCGCCTGCTGGCGGGGACGCGCTACCCCCGGAGGAATCTGGGCGGCGGTGGGCGGGAGGCGCGGCTTCCGGGCTGAGGCGCTCCTGCTTCACCTTCACCaccaccgccgccgccaccacgTCCCCGTCGCGGTGCCTCCGCCGGCTCCCCCGCTCCCGCTCGCTCTTTACCTCCTTCATGCTGAGATACGAGCCGAGCGAAGGAAAAACAGGTCCGTTGCGCTCAGCTCCTTGAAGGAAATGACGGCCCTGACCCCTGAACTTCCGCTTCCGGGTGCGCGTTCTCCCAGAAACCCTGGCGGCGGAGATCTAAGCACGTGACAACGGCTCCGCAGCTGGCGGGACCGTAGGGACCCGCTCCGGTGGCGGGAATTTTAAGTGTCAAAAAGAAACTTCGGGAAACAGCTCCCCTCGAGGCTGTTTGTTGTCGCGTTATTAGTAACTACTAAACACGGAGGCAATCTGAATGCCCTGCAGTAGGAAACTGTTTAGCCAAGGGGCGAATGGTCTGTCTCCATTCGTAATGCGGTTTACAAGCTCTGTGACCGAGGGAGGAATCCCTGATTTGTCAACGAAAGAAGCGGGATCAATAATGGCGCGCAAACGGTGATTACACTTAGGTTTGGAAATACGAGGTtaagagaggaggaaatggaatcACAGTACTGCCCGTGGGCCAGTCATTAGTATTTCCCTCTATTCTCGAACTTTATGTTATGCTGTCATTTCAACATctagttaaaaacaaacactttttttaaaaaattttatttatttatttgacagagagagatcacaagcaggcagagaggcaggcagagagagggaaggaagcaggctccccgctgagcagagagcccgatgcggggctctatcccaggaccctgagatcatgaccggagccgaaggcagaggctttaacccactgagccacacaggcgccccaaaaacaaatactttttaaacatgttttattttcaagtcATCTCTATAGCCAGCGGTGGAGCTCGAACTCACCGCCTCCAGATTAAAAGTctcacgctccactgactgagccagactggcacccccaaaacaaatacttttttaaaacctgggcctccaggggcgcctgggtggctcagtgggctaaagcctctgccttccactcatgtcatgatctcagggtccctggattgagccccatatcaggctctttgctcagcgggaagcctgctcctctctctctctctctctctctctctgcctacttgtgatctttctctgtcaaataaataaataaaattaaaaaaaaaaaatctggagctCCAGATGCCCTCCTCTGGGGATCTTCTCCAGGCCTTCACTGAGGAGTCACCTGACTCCCATTTTGCTGGCGACAAAACTGGGGGTCAGCGAAGGTGACTTGCCATCTCATTCAAATTGAGAACAAGATGCAGCACAAGGACTCCAGCTCCTGTTTTGCCCGTTTCCAAAAGTATCAAGGCGACCCGGAGAGCGGGAACCCTGATAACGTAAAGCACAAGGAGAATTTTTCGCCAAGGCTGAGCGGAAACTCACGACTGCTGGCCCCGCCCCACTCCGAAGCCCCGCCCAGGCCacgaggaagggggaggaggttTCCATGGTGACAGCAAACAACGCGCACACTTGAGGGGCCGCAGCCGGGCTCCTACCTGCGTCGCCGCCATGATTCCCCctgcagactctctgctcaagTATGACACCCCGGTGCTGGTGAGCCGGAATACGGAAAAGCGGAGCCCCAAAGTAAGGACAGGTCTCACGGGTTGGGGGAGCCCGGGAGCTCCGATGGGGAAAGATCCCTGCGGTGAGGGTCCGGGGTCCAGAGAGACGTGAGCTGCAGCAACTGGGAGCAAAGGGACTTGGGATGGGGGAAGGAACATGGGAGAGCTGTACAAGGAACCCAGATGGGTGACCCCAGAGGGCAGATTTAGGATGAGGAAGAAAGTCACAGAGGTGGATGGGGCTCATTCTTTTTCGTAGTTGTCTGGTCCAGGAATAGATCTGGTAGTGACTGCTCGCTCCATCACTAGAGGGTTGAGCACCCCTGCTGGAAACACTTGTTCCAGGAGAAACAGGTCTTGTACTGGGGTGGCACCGGAGACTCTTCATGGCTTCCTTAAGCTGAGACATAACTTTTGAGAAGACAGATGGAGAAAGTGatctgggaagagaggaagggtgtTTAGAAGACCTGGGGCAACTCAGAAGGCTTGGGTATGTGGAGTTCAGTGTCTGCCCTAACTTGTCCATTTTTCTCAGGCACGGCCACTGAAAGTCAGCCCCCAGCAGCCTGGACCCTCCGGTCCAGTCCCACAGCCACCAAAGACCAAGCTCCCCTCAACTTCTTCTGTCCCAGATCCTACAAAGCAGGCAGAAGAAATCTTAAATGCCATCCTACCCCCAAGGTAAAAATTTAGGAGCAATGACTGGGAGAAAGCCCAGGCTTTGCTATCCCAGAACTTGGAAATGTAGGAAGAGGCACCTTGTCTCTGCCCCTGGCCAGGATTTCCTCCCAGTAATCCAACACTCCTAGAGCTTACAGATGGCTGGATCCgggaagggtggggggcaggatcTTCTCTATCATCCTCTTTTCCTGAGTGCTCAAACCCAAGctcatggctttaaataccatctatatGCTGATGACTTCCAAATGTGTTTTTCCAGCCCTGTTCTTTTCTCTAAGCTCCAGACCCATATATTCTACTGCTTCCTCATTAGCTTCATGAAGGTATCTCCTGGGCATCTCAAACTCAGCATGTCCAAACTGAATCACAATGTTCCCCCTCCCAAACTACTCACCCCCAGTCTTCTTTCTCCTAGTGGCTCAGGCCACCCTTCATTCCTTTTGGTCTCTCACGTCACACGTCCTACCCTTCATCAAATTATTTTGGCTCTACCTTCAAATTTATATCCCAAATCCAACCACTTTCTGccccctctgcttctgctgtttTGTTCCTCATCACTGTTTGTCACCTACATTGGCCTCCTATCTGAAAACCTTGCTTCCATTCCTAAGCCAGATCTTGCCAGTCTTCTGCCAGGAACTCTTTAATGGCTTCCCATGTCCCTCCAACTAAAATCCAAAGTCCTTACAATGACCTGCAAGAGTTAGCATGATCTGGCTCCTCGTATATCCGTGATCTTGTCTCCTATGACTCTCCTTCTGTTCAGGGGGGTGATGCCACAGAGGCCTCTGCTCACTGTCTCTGGACGCTGCTCTGACAGTTGCTGTTCTTACTGCCGAGGATACTCTTCCCCCGATGTCCACCTCATTCCCTTCCATCTCTTTACTTGGGTCTCACTCAAACATGATTGCCTCAAGGCAGCCTTCCTTGAgaatccttattaaaaaaaaaaaaaaaaaaagacaaccatttTCCCTTCTTCAACATCCCCCTACCCTGCTTCCTCCTTATCTGACATGCTTTGTTGActatttttatgtaataaattAACAGCACAGTTTCTAAGGCTGTGATGAAAAGAGACTCATCCAAGATGGAAGTCAAAGAAGGCAGGGGAGATTTTTCAGGTGACTCCCTCCTGTCAATAAATGGAAGTTCTCTCCCCACAGTGATTCTTCCCTCAGGCTCCCTTCTTGTGATTCTGGAACCTGGCCATGCCTCTGACATAAGGTTTACTGGGGGGCAGGCCGGTGGCGGGGAGCAAGGAGGCGCATGCCTTCAGGAAGCTCCCCGCTGCACACATTTGCCTCTTTCTGGCTGGCACAAGTTTTATGGTGCCCTGTGTGTCCTACCCCACAAGTCAGTGGGGAATTCTCACTGGCCTTTCTGTTCCAATCAAGCAACAAAGCCCATGAAGCTGCCCTCACTCCACTCATTAGGAGGGTAAGACCTGGAACATGGGTGACGATTTCACAGAGAGCCACAGGAGGGTAGAGATTGCCCAGCTCCCAGGTAGAGGCCCCAAGGAGGTGGCTTAGTGGGTGTGGCTATGAAGCCCTGCACTcctcagagaagagagagggatggaAGCTTCTGGTGGGTTGGTGACAGAGCTGCCCCTTGTTCCTGCTCAGGCAGAGGACCCAAAAGGTCAGCTCTGTTCACGTTCCGGGGCCCCTCTAGCTGTGGGTTTGCTCAACCCAGCTGTGTCTGTACCACAGGGAGTGGGTGGAGGACACGCAGCTGTGGATCCAGCAGGTGTCCAGCACCCCCAGCACAAGGATGGATGTGGTGCATCTCCAGGAGCAGCTGGACCTGAAGCTGCAGCAGCGGCAGGCCAGGGAGACCGGCATCTGCCCCGTGCGCAGGGAGCTCTACTCGCAGTGCTTTGGTGAGCAGCCTGGCGGGGGCTGCGGTTGAGGGGCTATGCGGTCTTCTCCTACCTCCCGCCCTTCCCCATAAGCACAGACCCGAGTTCTGAGTACCCCCGAGCCAAAGCCCACCCCATCCTGGAATCgtcttctctcccactccctgccccccaaccccaggaaCTGCTAAAGGTGTCCTCATCCCCCCATCTTCCAGCCAACCTGGACACCTGATTCCTAACCTCTTAGCTAATGGTTAAAGATCAGAACTTCCATtttaaatctttgtaaaaaaaagattttttaaatattaagcatGTTAGTTTTTTAATCAGAAAGATTAATGTTCCGTATTTATATCCACCCATCAACATTCAGCCCTTCGCCCAGGAAAATATTTCAGGGTGATTTGCTACTAACCAACAGTCACCAAAGTTAAGTGATAGTGTCAAATGGCTGTCCCCCAGCCCACACTCCCTGGCCTGAGTGGACTCTGTCATTCAGACTGCCACCACACTTTGTGGCCAGCAGGCTCCCCTCGGTCTGAGGGTGACTAGGGTTTGCCGGCCAGGTCAGCATCTGTGGGAGAGATGGGTGGGCAAGCTTGGATTCTTACTGTTTGCAGCCCCAAGCCGGTCCAGCCAAAGGGGCACACAGGAGTTCCCAGCTGCTTTAAATTTAAAGTCGTCATCCTCAAACTGAAAAGTCAAATTTCTCGGACTAGTACCCTGGGCTTTCTTTCTGAGGGTGGCTAAGAGGGGCTTTCCGGCTACAAGCAAACCTGAGGgcccctgtctccctctgccccgggcTCGCTGACTGCCTGTCCTCCCAAGTGCTAAATTCAGAGCAGCGGCTATCTGGCAAGGTTCCTGGGTCCTCTGTCCCCAAGTGGGGAGGACACACGCTATGCTGTCCCCAGTAGGAAGGGTGGTGAACCATAGACGTGGCACGGTTTCCCTCCCGCCTGCCCTCCTGAACTCATTGTGTGTGCACTTTGGAAGACGAGCTGATCCGAGAGGTGACCATCAACTGTGCGGAGAGGGGGCTGCTGTTGCTTCGAGTCCGGGACGAGATCCGCATGACCATTGCCGCCTACCAGACCTTGTATGAGAGCAGTGTGGCCTTTGGCATGAGGAAGGCGCTGCAGGCTGAACAGGGGAAGTCAGACATGGAGAGGAAAGTGAGTGGGGTTGACCATGAGGTTTCAGCCCTCTGTGAATTCTTCTGTCAATCTCAGGGCCACAGGGTTGCCATTCCAGATGAAACTCTGGCCTCTGAGGGGGCTCCGGCCATCCTGCCAACGGGGACCCTTGGGTTCAGAGCGGCTGGTCAGCCTGGCGCCGGCAGATCCCACTCCTAGTGGACGTGCTGTGCCAGTCACAAACCCCCCACTGGGTGGCAGCACAGACCCTGACAATGTCAGCTTGGACAGCTGTGCCCAGGTCCCCTCCACCGACCCTTGGTGGCAGCCCAGGATGACCCAAATTTCTGTCCTCAGATTGCAGAattggaagcagaaaagaaagatttGGAGAGGCAAGTGAACGAGCAGAAAGCCAAGTGTGAGGCCATCGAGAAGCGGGAGGTTGAGAGGAGACTGGTAGAGGAGAAGAAGCACAATGAGGAGATTCAGTTCCTCAAGCGGACGAACCAGCAGCTGAAGGTGGGcacccccccacacctcccccagGCCCACACGCTGCCAAGGAGTAAAGGAAGCAGCGGTGGggatggggcggggtggggaggggatggtgaAGATTTATTATGTATCTTTTCCAGCCATCGGGCTCTGGATTCCCACAACACATCAGCCCCACTCTCCAGTGGAGGGTGTTTTCCCCTTGGAAATAAGTCACCCATCCCCCGGGAGGGGCAGATAGGGCAGAAAGTGGAACTTCTCTCCCATGACAGCATGGGCTGGATCTTTTCAGCAGGCTCTCTTGGGAGGGCTTTTCCCACCTGCGGCCCCTCTGAGGCATGGCCtttggggtgggcagggaaggcCCTTTGAGAAGGAGAACCATTTCAAATTAGGAACTTTCCCCAGATGCATGGTCAAGGGAAGGCACCTGGAGGTGTTTTTCTTCCAAGCCCCTTTGCTTTCACCCAGCCGAGCTGAAGTGGGGCCAGTCCCCTGAAACTCTACATTCTCTGTAGAATCTGAAGTTTCCCTAAGGCTGGGCCCCAGACCAGCAtcatcacctgggaacttttAGAAATACAAACCACTGGGCCCATCCCAGATCTACTGAGTTGGAAACATCGGGGTTGGGGTCCAGCAACCTAACAAGGTCTGCAGCGGAAGTTTGAGGACCGTTGTTCCTAGACAGCGGACCTGTTCATGTTTGGTGGTGGTCTCCCATGGCCCTGGCCAGAGGGGCCCCTGGATGctgtctccctttcctccctagTCTCGTGGGAAGTTTACATTCTTGTGATTGGCAGGCTTCTTGGGGCTCCACCAAGGCCAGGCACTTAAGATAAAGACGGGCTTGTATGAACTGCTAGTGTGGGACGACAGATCTTCCTGTTGCTGAGTTTAACGAAGAAAAGCTAGAAACTTCACAGCCAGACATGAAATCTATTTACTTAGCAGCTTCTGAAGCTGCGTGCCTTATCTGCGGTGTTACCTTCACCATAAGCCTGAGTTCCTCAGTTCCTCCTGCAGTTACCAGCAGCAGCACAGTGGAATACCTTGGcttctaacatttatttataagcaACCTTGTCATCCCCAGGGTGTAGGACTCTTTAGAAGTGAGTTATTTTTATTGGCTCCAAGCTGCACTGCAAATAAAGCAGTGCCTGTAGTCCCCAAGATAGACCTGCTTAAAGAGCTGTCCACACACCATGATAGTAAATTATTTTACTGGCTGCCGGAGGAGCAGAGTATATAACTCCCAAGTGTGTTAAGCTTTACATACAAGATGGACAGCTCCCTACTTACTGGTAGCAATTTCCTCTAATTGGGTGTCAAGTTGTCTCGGTGGCTGAAAGATGGCTGTTTCCCAAACCTCTCGTCCCAGCACAGAGCTCCCAGGATCCCAACCCAGAGAGCCAGATGTTTACCTTCGCATTTCAGGCCCGAAATCTGAGCCGTGAAAAACCACTATTTCAACAACTTTTATTCAATTTCCTTTTCAATGCTTTATATTCTACACGGAGCCATTATCGTATGGAAACCAGGACAGCTCTGGTTTCTCCTCCTGCAGCAAGACTGGATGCCAAGCCCAAAACCAGCTAATCTAGGAAATACGGAAttgggaatggagggaaaaacaCTTGGCCGGGCGGCATTGAATTCTTCTTCCCAGGGCTTTCTCACCTCTCAGCTAAAGGCTGCAAGCCTCAAATATTAatggagtttgtttttgtttttcaggccCAACTGGAAGGTATTATTGCACCAAAGAAGTGATCATTTCCACATGGGTCTCGGCGAGCACTGCTACCCCATCCTAAGCCCGTGTAATAAAAAAAGCTAGTTTCCTGAGTGAACAGGCCAtactctccccccaacccccacctacATGTTTGTCAGAAGTCACACGTTGCCCCAGTGGCATGGAACACAAGTCTGGAAGCCAGGCTCCTTGGACTGTAGAAGGCAGTGCAGCCAACGGTCTCTGAGAGTACGTGGCCAGCCTTGGGATTTGCCAACCCAGAAAGTTAAGCCTTTTGCCATATCCCTTGCAGGTGAAACAACTGCCTTCCCAC encodes:
- the DNALI1 gene encoding axonemal dynein light intermediate polypeptide 1 yields the protein MIPPADSLLKYDTPVLVSRNTEKRSPKARPLKVSPQQPGPSGPVPQPPKTKLPSTSSVPDPTKQAEEILNAILPPREWVEDTQLWIQQVSSTPSTRMDVVHLQEQLDLKLQQRQARETGICPVRRELYSQCFDELIREVTINCAERGLLLLRVRDEIRMTIAAYQTLYESSVAFGMRKALQAEQGKSDMERKIAELEAEKKDLERQVNEQKAKCEAIEKREVERRLVEEKKHNEEIQFLKRTNQQLKAQLEGIIAPKK